A single region of the Chthoniobacterales bacterium genome encodes:
- a CDS encoding tetratricopeptide repeat protein translates to MTEVTEFSRTKTNADDPIGEAEAALAEARLLPAPENPQIASQMIQLGDLYREAGDLEKTVSLFEEALWIINEYASDTVGSYRIAHEIGAIHDALGERVKACRFYEEALRLSGGGRGVDACEVATIHNNLAMTYKLMGKLDLAETHYHKALEIYERVRGADHPEVATMLNNLGALYIAQQDFDMAEVMHLRALGLRQKAYGGNHPDVAQSFSNLAVVYHSRQNWKKAGAYYRDALDVLAKQARTDWSEYSIVLRNYADFLRQTGKGRKADELETELDQRLAQIASS, encoded by the coding sequence GTGACTGAAGTAACCGAGTTTTCCCGCACAAAAACGAACGCCGACGATCCCATTGGCGAGGCGGAGGCCGCCCTGGCGGAAGCGCGATTGCTGCCTGCGCCGGAAAATCCCCAGATTGCCAGCCAGATGATTCAGCTCGGCGACTTGTATCGCGAGGCGGGTGACTTGGAAAAAACCGTATCGCTCTTCGAGGAAGCGCTCTGGATCATTAACGAATACGCCAGCGACACCGTCGGCTCGTATCGCATCGCGCACGAGATTGGGGCGATTCACGACGCGCTCGGCGAACGGGTAAAAGCCTGTCGCTTTTACGAGGAAGCCCTGCGTCTTTCCGGCGGCGGACGCGGCGTCGATGCCTGCGAAGTGGCCACCATTCACAATAATCTCGCGATGACTTACAAGCTGATGGGCAAGCTCGATCTCGCTGAAACCCACTATCACAAGGCGCTCGAAATCTACGAACGCGTGCGCGGCGCGGATCATCCCGAGGTCGCCACCATGCTCAATAATCTCGGCGCGCTCTACATTGCCCAGCAGGATTTCGACATGGCCGAAGTCATGCATCTGCGCGCGCTCGGTTTGCGGCAAAAAGCCTACGGCGGCAATCACCCCGACGTCGCCCAATCCTTCAGCAACCTGGCCGTCGTCTATCACTCGCGGCAGAACTGGAAAAAAGCCGGGGCCTACTATCGCGACGCGCTCGACGTGCTCGCCAAACAAGCCCGCACCGATTGGTCGGAATACAGCATCGTCCTGCGCAACTACGCCGACTTCCTGCGCCAGACCGGCAAGGGCCGCAAAGCCGACGAACTCGAAACCGAGCTCGACCAACGCCTAGCGCAAATCGCCAGCAGCTAG